The genomic stretch CATAGACGAAGACCACTCGGCGTGACAAGGGCATGGCGGATGCGGGACGCCGCATCGCCGCCGCCCGAGACATGACCCGCGCTGTCACGCCTGGCTGACATGCATGGCGGGGAGGGGCCGGTACTTGTGAACCTTTGTCCCGATATCCGCGGGGCTCCTGTAGAATTACCGGGACAAACGAGAGCGACTCGACTGGAAGTATGACAGCGAGGCGGATGTGCTCTACGTAAGCATCGGGAAACCGAGGAAGGCCATCGGCGTCGATATCGGACAGGGCGTCGTGGTCCGATATGACGAGGAGAAACGAGAGGTCGTCGGTCTGACCATTCTTGCTGTGCGGCAACGGGTTGCCGAATCGCTGGCGACGCAGAGCGGCGCCGGCCGACGCAACCGCAGAGGGCGGGCGCAAGGCCGGTTCCGGAGCCGCTCGAAGCCCTGTGATTCTAAAGGTTCCTGAGGAAGCCGTTCCTGCTGCGTCCAGTGGCCGCAACCGGGGAGCATGAGGATCTTCCGCAACTGGGGGACGAACTTCGTCAGATTCGGAATGAGCCGGTCCATGCCGCGGAAGGCGACGACGAGGTCCCGGTCACCGGCGACGTTGCGGTCGATATTGCGGTACCGACTGGGGTCTACCATGCGGCTGAGGAAGCCACCACGCCTTGGCACCAGTCCGACTCGATCAAGATCGGCAATGGTCGCGTCGCCGCGTGGCACGTCCCCTGAGGCCGTGTACAGGAGGCGACGCATGGAGACACGGACGTCGCGCTCGAGCTCCCCGGGGGCCGACGGCGGTCAAGGCACGTTGAAGCCTTCGCGCTGCGCGGCCAGTGCCAGCCGGCTGTCGAGCGTGTGAAGCGTCCGCCCCTGCGGATGTCCCTCGACCCAGTGCAGCGCGGCGCCGAGCTGAAGGGCGTCGAACGCCCGGAGGGGATGAAGCCGCAGTAGTCGTGTCGCCAGCGACTTGACCGGGTCCACGTCGATGATCACGTGACAGGCGCGGAGAATCTCGGCCAACCGGACCTCGGCCCGCCGCGCGATCTCTTCTGCGAGAGCCTTGTCGCGGACCAAGCGTCGAAGTGCGGAAACGACCTCCACTGGGGTGAGGGTCCACAGCACCACCGCGTCGTCCCCGGCGACCCAGGCGGCGACCCGAGAAGAGGACTTCTGCTCGACCAGAAGGGGGACCACCGCCGAACTGTCCCAGAATCTCACCGTCCCTCTCTTCGCTCTCTGAGGAGCGTCGCCACCACGTCCGTCCCTACGCGAGGCTTCCGGGCAAGCCATTCCCGCGAAAGTTTCCCCGTCCCCCGACGGAGCACCCCTCGCCGCTCGAGCCGGTCGAGCCACTCGGCATCACCCTCGGGGACCGGCCCTTGGGCGTCAACCCGCTCGATCCGGGCGATGGCGCGGTCCCGATCACAGACGAGGATCGACTCCCCGCCCTGCACGCGCCGCAGGTAGTAGCTGAGGCGGTTCTTCAACTCGGCGATCTTGACGGTCTTCATGG from Candidatus Methylomirabilota bacterium encodes the following:
- a CDS encoding type II toxin-antitoxin system VapC family toxin, producing MRFWDSSAVVPLLVEQKSSSRVAAWVAGDDAVVLWTLTPVEVVSALRRLVRDKALAEEIARRAEVRLAEILRACHVIIDVDPVKSLATRLLRLHPLRAFDALQLGAALHWVEGHPQGRTLHTLDSRLALAAQREGFNVP